Within the Medicago truncatula cultivar Jemalong A17 chromosome 4, MtrunA17r5.0-ANR, whole genome shotgun sequence genome, the region tgattttttttcactaccaaaaaaatcaagcactttataatttttattagtatATACTATAAATATAGTATAGCGTTACAaattctttctttaaaaaaaaattcttatatatatcatattatactataaatataatattaaaaactaACGGTAAAATGAAATTCTATTggaatatttcaaaaacaataaGATTTTTTAGGCATAAGATAAGATAACTATCATACCACTATACCAGCTGtgtcaattaaattatttacaaaatttatacATTAAATGCCATAACtttacttctattttttatcgTACTTGAATGGTATACTAATAATGTGACATTTTACCGCTCAAAGTCTAGCTGGAAATTTGTCACAGAtacaccaaatatcattttgAAATGAAACCATCTATATCAAATTTGTCTATATAAACAAAAAGTATTGAGACATTattcacaacaaaaaatacCACAATCATTGTCTTTTGTTCTTGTCACAACCATGACTAGAAGAAAAGTTAAACTTGCCTTCATTGTGAATGATGCTGCAAGGAAAGCAACAtacaagaaaagaaagaagggtCTATTGAAAAAGGTTGCTGAACTTAGCACCCTTTGTGGAATCGATGCATGTGCCATGGTTTATGGCCCTTATGAGCTTCAACCTGAGATTTGGCCATCACCAGAAGGGGTCCAATCTGTGCTCTCAAAATTCATGGCACTGCACGAGTTCCAAAAGTGCAAGAAAATGATGAACCAAGAAACTTTCTTGACACAAAGTGTTTTGAAGGCTGAAGAGAAActaaagaaacaaagaaaagaaaatagggAACAAGAGATGACAATAATCATGTCTCAATGTCTCAATGAAGGTAGAGTTGTGCACGACAATATGTCAACAATGGATATGAGTTATCTTGCTTGGTTGATTGACCATAAATTGAAGGACGTTGCTAGACGTTTGGAAGCATGGGATAACAatgatcaaaatcaaatcatgGCTATTCAAAACAAAGTCCAACTCGAAATGGCGGCAACagtaccaccaccaccacctctaGCACCATCTATTAATAATGATGACATTATGCAAAGTCAATTATTGATGGACTCAATGGTGGCTGGTAATGTGACAGAGACAGTGCCATTTGGTGAGGTCAATTCTGGAGTCTGGTCTGATTTACTTCCTTGAaagaaatcatgtatttttttttccatttattttagtAGTGATTTGAGCTAATAAAGAGAAGTTTCTTATGGTTTAAGGAAAAACTTTGTAATATTTTCATCTTGAATCAAGTAATCTTAGCTCCAACATAAAACGGTTGCTTTTTTATTTGCGaaagtatttttttacttttagttaCGAATATTTAAACACAAATTGATTTTTCATAActattaaataaaaacacaaaaccctaTGTATTCCATGGCTACTTGTTCTTTTGGTGTTGTGACTGCCAAGGATTTTGATGTTTCGCTGAACTCTCCATGTCCTTCAACACACTCATAAACTTTCATATATAAATGGAACaattagaagaaaataaaaatagaacaaaataaACACAATCAATAAGTTGTAATGAATCggtataacatttttttttttgataaggccAAGAGAAAGGTGAGGCATCCGGGAGAGACTGaagcatcccaactaggttggcacccaacAGCCCCCCCTTCCTATGCCGCCTTTCCAATacgtaaattttattaaaaaagggaaaaaaaaaatttacaaagaggggggactaggccaataccctcgaaagaaaataaataaatacagaAAAAAAACAACAGAAAATTCTAAGGAAATCTGAAATTTGGCAGCCCATGTCGGTCCCTAGTAAAGTCCGGCCCCAAAGATGGAGGCTGCAAGGTTAACCACGTGGTCCCGAGGACATCATGTCCCAAAGCGGCGAGGCCATCCGCGCAAACATTGCCTTCTCGGAAGATGTGGGAGCAAATAATAAAGAGACCCTTGTGAGTACAATTATGCCAACGGTTGCGAAGACTAACCGGAATAAGAGATGGTTTATGGAAAGCTTGAACCGCACTAGAAGAATCACTTTCAAGCCATAAACGAGTCCAGCTGTTTGAACTTGCATATTCCATAGCCAAAATGAGTCCCATGATTTCTGCTTGGAAGACAGAAACTATGCCAAGATTACTTGTGAAACCACCAAGAAAAGTTCCGCGAGAGTCACGGAAGACACCACCACAAGCAGCCATTAAAGTTCGAACCGACCCATCTGTGTTGGCCTTGACCCAAGGGCTGGTAGGGGGCTGCCACACAACCGGAATGATGTCCCGAACCCGGCTGTGCAAGGGGGAAATAAACAGATTTTCCAAAATAATCTTGTCGGACAGTAAACAATATCCTTtcactacaagaaaacaacGTTTTAGAGTCGGCCAGAAACCCACTCTAATAGGGCAAAAGCCGACGCTAACACTGAATTAGCGTCGATGTCGGGGGCAGGCTAAAAAATTCGAAGTTACTGGATAGAGTCGGCTTATTTACATCCGAGGCTAATATAGAGTCGGCTTAGCCGAGTTTAACACCGACTCTTCGGTAGGCCGAGGCTattaaattcaagataaaaaagTCAACAAAATCATTTAGAGTTAGCCACTCCGACGCTATCTTTTACAATTTAGAGTCGGCTGCACTAACTCTAAAGTCAACTTTAAGTCGGTCCACCAATTCGAGTAGAGTTGGCCATCCGACTCTACAGTCAACTAAATATTAGAGTCGGTTTATCCGACTCTAAAGTCAAATTCAAAAagtcaaaatcataaaaaagtcaaaatcaaCTTTTAGAGAGGG harbors:
- the LOC11432305 gene encoding agamous-like MADS-box protein AGL80; this encodes MTRRKVKLAFIVNDAARKATYKKRKKGLLKKVAELSTLCGIDACAMVYGPYELQPEIWPSPEGVQSVLSKFMALHEFQKCKKMMNQETFLTQSVLKAEEKLKKQRKENREQEMTIIMSQCLNEGRVVHDNMSTMDMSYLAWLIDHKLKDVARRLEAWDNNDQNQIMAIQNKVQLEMAATVPPPPPLAPSINNDDIMQSQLLMDSMVAGNVTETVPFGEVNSGVWSDLLP